The Thioalkalivibrio thiocyanodenitrificans ARhD 1 nucleotide sequence CTGTGCACGACTTCCATCCGGTCTGCCCCCGGAACCATCTTGTGCCCCCGGCGGAGGTCTATTGCGGGGCTCCGGAGGATGTCGCACTCTGCCGGCGTTGCCTGGCCGCGAAGCCGCGCCTTCGGGTCGATCCGGTCCGCTGGCGGGCGCGCCACCGGGAGTTGCTGGAAAGCGCGCGGTTCGTGGCCGTGCCGAGCCGTTACGCGGGCGAGGTCCTCGCCCGGCACTGGCCGGAGTTGCGCTGCATTCACGTGCCTCATCCGTACCACCCCGCCGGGGCCCCCGACGAGGCGCCGGCGCAACCCGACGGGCAGGGCCTCTATCCGGTCGCGGTGGTTGGCGCATTGGGCCGGGAGAAGGGCGGCGAGATGCTGGAGCGCCTGGCGGCGCGGGCCGAGGCCCGGGAACTGCCCGTGCGGTTCGTGATGCTGGGGGATACCCACCGCCTGGGCGGCCCGCAGAGTCTGTTCGGAGGACACCTGTTCGTGAACGGCAGTTACCGGCGCGAGGACCTGCCGGGCCTGCTGCGCGAGCACGGGGCCATGCTGGCGGCCTTCCCGGCCATCGGCCCGGAGACCTTTTCGCTCACGCTTTCCGAGGTCTGGGCCAGCGGCCTGCCCGCCCTGGTGCCTGACTTCGGCGCCCTGGCGGAACGCGTCCGGGACGCGGGAGCGGGCTGGACCCTGGCGGACTGGCAGGATCCGGATGCCTGGCTGGATGCCCTGATGGAACGCTTGTCCGACCCGCAGGCCCTGGCCCGCGCGGGCCGTGCCGCCCGAAATGCCGCGGCAGGTCCGGGCGAGGCGGATTAC carries:
- a CDS encoding glycosyltransferase, with amino-acid sequence MHLLHGGGGGLEAVVRILADQLGAGFEHHLLFAHAGNWRLEGPDGGTVPLRFGWWNGPDRVVRRLGAAFVHVHHLPQGLPGLERLRVPYGVTVHDFHPVCPRNHLVPPAEVYCGAPEDVALCRRCLAAKPRLRVDPVRWRARHRELLESARFVAVPSRYAGEVLARHWPELRCIHVPHPYHPAGAPDEAPAQPDGQGLYPVAVVGALGREKGGEMLERLAARAEARELPVRFVMLGDTHRLGGPQSLFGGHLFVNGSYRREDLPGLLREHGAMLAAFPAIGPETFSLTLSEVWASGLPALVPDFGALAERVRDAGAGWTLADWQDPDAWLDALMERLSDPQALARAGRAARNAAAGPGEADYGALYREALGL